The segment TGATCCTTATTTCGAATCAACTCAACCTTCATACATGTCTGACAAGCCACCTCATCTTCTACTCTTGAATGAACAGCCATGCTACATGTCTACACTATACCACTTCTCCTTCCCCCAGTTTGCAAAACCCCTGCTACCCCTAAGTATAGCCCCGTACTGACACTGTTACCAGATGCACTTTTACCTTAACACAGAATAGTCCTTTGGCAGCCAAAGCATCTTCTCCTCTTGCATTTGGGTAGTAGTAGTATTGTGCATTGAGTGGCGGGTAACGACTTGCCAAGAACAGACCACTACTGAAAAACTTAAAGCCACAGCCAAGGGGCCCACGGTGGCCAATGTCATACAGTATATGAGGGAAAGAGGGAGCCAAGGAACAGCGCAGTTTGCGCGATGCCCGGCCATCAAACACTTCCTGAAGACAGATAAAATCTGCATCTATGGGAAACTCAGGGGAGATTTTTCCAGGGAATTTCTTAACATCTGTCATATCCACTATAGGCAGAACATCTTCAGAACTACAGAATGAGGTAGAGATCACTTGGCCATTTTCCTGATCATGGTGTGACAGAGAAGAGGATTGTAAGAGGTGGCCAATTTTGGCAGTGCGACTCTGTGTATGTCGAAGGTTACTGAATCGCGCCAACCCTTCTGGAAGCAAACATAGGTTGGCACTTATGAAGACAAAGGAGTAGTCATCCTGCTTCACCATTCGGGAGAAGGGCAGTCTTGTATGTTGCTGATAGCAGAAAGGACGACGAGCTTTTTGTAGAGGTGACCACAGCAATAGTCCAAGGATAGCCAGGGGGAGAGATAGCAGAAATAGCAATAGCAATACTGGGGCAGCCAAAAACATGAGAATCCGCACAGCAGGACCCTGTGAGTGCTCCACACTTGTGTGAACCACACAGCTTAGAAGACGATCTACAAACCAGTAAGAAGGAAAAAGAAGAAGAGAGCTCAGGGAAAAGAGAGCTTCCAAAAAAGTGTAATGAAAAGGAGATTCACGCAGGGACATTGAAGTTGAAAAGACTAAGGTATCGGGAGGCAAATACTCATATAACAAGAAATAAGGAAGAAAGTGGTGTAAGGGAAATAATGGTATTAAAGTTTGAGTTGTGTTGGCTTGAAAGAAATAGAACTTGTGTACCAGTAAGAGGTTAAGAGCTTGACAGAGGGATTGTAGGTAAAAAGGAGCAGGAAGACCTTTAAAAGGGGATCAAACCTAGGGCAAAAAAGTAGTCAGATATCTGGATGGGGGTTACAACTGAGTGACAGACTGAAGAAACAATCTGTATAGAATCACAAAGCTGAGAAGAGGTCAcagattaataaagaaaaaaataaagctgtGGTTAAAATAAGTAAGTTGAGGTGAAATGTTGGGGTGGTTAGATAGCTATGTAGAAGGACAAAGCTGTGGTACAGGCGTAGGTAGATAGCTATGTAGAAGGACAAAGCCAAGGTACAGGCATAGGTAGATCGCTATGTATAAAGACAAAGCCGTGGTAGAGGCGTAGGTAGATAGCTATGTAGAAGGACAAAGCCGTGGTAGAGGCGTAGGTAGATAGCTATGTAGAAGGACAAAGCCGTGGTAGAGGCGTAGGTAGATAGCTATGTAGAAGGACAAAGCCGTGGTACAAACGTAGGGTTAGCTATAGGTAGATAGCTATGTAGAAGGACAAAGCCGTGGTAGAGGCGTAGGTAGATAACTATGTAGAAGGACAAAGCCGTGGTACAGACGTAGGTAGATAGCTATGTACAAGAATAAAGTTGGGTTAGAAAGGCTATAGAAAGCTATACAGAGGGATAAAGATAGTAAAGGCTAGTAATATACAGAAGCTGGGTATGAGATAAATATAAAGAGAAAGCTGTGTggagacaagaaaaaaaaagaaattaataggTAATGTCAAAACAAACTCATAGtttacaaatacattataaaaatataaaaatgtaaacattaaatggatactaaacccaaatttttctttaatgatttagacagagcatctaATTTGCcccatttatcaaattttcttcgttctcgttatctttatttaaaaagcaggaatgtaaaacttaggagcaggatcatttttggttcagatcctggtttacgcttgctcattggtggctaaatgtagccaacaataaagcaagcactatccagggtgctgaacctaaaatgggctggctcctaagctttacattcctgctttttaaacaaagatagcaagaaaaagaaagaaaaaatgtataataggagtaaatgagaaagttgtttaaaattgctgctcgaattattaaagaaaaaatttgggtttagtatccttttaagggctagattacaagtggcacgattGCGAAAATTCACTAAAAACGTTTTTTTCGCAAGCGTTTAACCAACTACTGCGAAAATCCTAACTAAAATTATTGCGTGCATATATTCCTTCATAAGAATCAATGgaggcaaaaaagtggaaaaaaaatatataacacccAATATCGCGCAAATGCGATAGTATTTGtgtcaatagagagaaaaaaaattgatggaaaagaaacctaacacccttcacgcaaacaacatagcatattcgcattagaaaatgtaaaatatttacagtaaatatatagttaaatcatttatgcaatattcatatttaataaatatttaatcatgttttcatctacttaatggcaaagggctataatgcacatatatatatagtttgacagtcatatatacacatataaacacaaatacatatgtacacacattatataacataatttatgcaagaacttacctgataaattaatttctttcatggtggcgagagtccacgatttgttacatatgggatatacattcctacaaagaggtggcaaagtttcccaaacctcaaagcctataaataccccacccacctcactcttatctcagtttaacatatagccatgAAGTGAGGTATAAAAAAGGAGTAAGAGAAAGccataacaaaaaaaaaggaacaggaaaaagATGTGCTCTGTTAAAAACAACCCATAATAGGGAGGGGACCTTGTGGACTctctccaccatgaaagaaatt is part of the Bombina bombina isolate aBomBom1 chromosome 6, aBomBom1.pri, whole genome shotgun sequence genome and harbors:
- the LOC128662519 gene encoding sphingomyelin phosphodiesterase 5, with translation MSLRESPFHYTFLEALFSLSSLLLFPSYWFVDRLLSCVVHTSVEHSQGPAVRILMFLAAPVLLLLFLLSLPLAILGLLLWSPLQKARRPFCYQQHTRLPFSRMVKQDDYSFVFISANLCLLPEGLARFSNLRHTQSRTAKIGHLLQSSSLSHHDQENGQVISTSFCSSEDVLPIVDMTDVKKFPGKISPEFPIDADFICLQEVFDGRASRKLRCSLAPSFPHILYDIGHRGPLGCGFKFFSSGLFLASRYPPLNAQYYYYPNARGEDALAAKGLFCVKVQIGVTEENQKIVGYINSTHLHAPEDDGPVRCDQMSLLLQWVTDFQAKNCEESDIVAFDVLCGDLNFDNCSPDDCLEQKHNLFSIYKDPCRDSAGHDVLGTVGTLLRQELLYDEAVRTPENLKRTLQSDTERRLYIAPPLPVDTDCQNWTGRRIDYILYQEINPQIPAVVDEFLFITQLAGLSDHIPVSMRLKISLPQSTYL